Proteins co-encoded in one Dyella humicola genomic window:
- a CDS encoding acyltransferase family protein — translation MSIMQSNAATNTRNHGIDLLRGISILLVVLHHIGLRIPLKKSLLADVLPTRLLSALNYNGYEAVFVFFVISGFLITSHALRRSGSLAQIDLRAFYARRFSRIAPCLLLLVAVLSVLHLLGVDDYAIKREGQSLPRAIVAALGFHLNWYEGVTGYLPGNWDVLWSLSIEEVFYIGFPIVCLLTRRAWLLVPMLAVLALSLPFTRAALEGNEIWQEKAYLPGMAAIATGVIGALLTSRWPAPSAVVARAVQWIGVVGLLAVLLAEHWLWPLLHDGSMLVLTLSSLSLVVACQWRQDLPALRGLGWLRRWGQLSYEIYLTHMFVVFAIVRAYKATGGDPLLGFLWYLPVLPLCWLLGAMVARFISTPAERRLRTRLLSSSVPRQQAIQPASATD, via the coding sequence ATGAGCATCATGCAGAGCAATGCCGCGACGAATACGCGCAACCACGGCATCGATCTGCTGCGCGGCATTTCCATCCTGCTGGTCGTGCTGCATCACATCGGCCTGCGCATTCCGCTCAAGAAAAGCCTGCTCGCGGATGTCTTGCCGACACGGTTGCTGAGTGCGTTGAACTACAACGGCTATGAGGCCGTTTTCGTGTTCTTCGTCATTTCAGGCTTCCTGATCACCAGCCACGCGCTTCGCCGCAGTGGCTCGCTGGCACAGATCGATCTGCGCGCGTTTTACGCCCGGCGCTTTTCGCGCATTGCGCCCTGCCTCCTGTTGCTGGTGGCCGTGCTCAGTGTCTTGCACTTGCTGGGCGTGGACGACTACGCGATCAAGCGCGAAGGGCAGTCGCTGCCGCGTGCCATCGTGGCTGCATTGGGTTTCCATTTGAACTGGTACGAAGGCGTGACGGGTTACCTGCCGGGCAACTGGGATGTGTTGTGGTCGTTGTCGATCGAGGAAGTGTTCTACATCGGTTTCCCCATCGTGTGCCTGCTGACAAGGCGCGCCTGGCTACTCGTGCCGATGCTCGCGGTATTGGCGCTGTCGCTGCCGTTCACGCGTGCAGCGCTCGAAGGCAACGAGATCTGGCAGGAGAAGGCTTATCTGCCGGGCATGGCAGCGATCGCGACGGGCGTAATCGGTGCGCTGTTGACGTCACGTTGGCCCGCGCCGTCAGCGGTTGTGGCGAGAGCTGTGCAGTGGATCGGCGTCGTTGGACTGCTCGCGGTCTTGCTGGCCGAGCACTGGCTGTGGCCGCTTTTGCACGACGGTTCCATGCTGGTACTGACCTTGTCGTCGCTGAGCCTGGTGGTCGCCTGCCAATGGCGGCAGGACTTGCCGGCGCTGCGGGGCCTGGGTTGGCTGCGTCGATGGGGCCAGCTCAGCTACGAGATCTATCTCACCCACATGTTCGTGGTGTTCGCGATCGTGCGTGCATACAAGGCGACGGGCGGCGATCCGCTGCTCGGCTTCCTGTGGTACCTGCCTGTGCTGCCGCTGTGTTGGCTGCTGGGCGCGATGGTGGCGCGTTTCATCTCCACCCCAGCGGAGCGCCGTTTGCGCACGAGGCTGCTCTCGTCTTCCGTGCCACGGCAGCAAGCGATACAGCCGGCGAGTGCAACGGACTGA
- a CDS encoding OPT family oligopeptide transporter, with protein MSGNHPSAQSRKELTLRGLILGVVITVVFTAANVFFGLKAGLTFATSIPAAVISMALLRAFKDSTIQENNIVQTIASAAGTLSSIIFVLPGMIMIGWWTGFPFWTSFAVCALGGILGVMYSIPLRRALVTNSDLPYPEGLACAEVLKVGSGGEDGDGTVEEGKAGLMAVLWGSIVSAVFAVVVATQVFASDVVQYFRVGSKGSVSGFDFNLSFALFAIGHLVGLSVGIAMLIGAVIGWGWGVPHFSLLAQASGAVADVANATWSHKVRFVGAGAIGVSAIWTLAKLVKPVISGLTSAMAASRVRKAGNADSLPRTERDIPIGIVGLITLACFIPIAWLLGYFGSISGLGDHLMVLAVGGVAFVVLMGFFVSTVCGYMAGLIGSSNSPLSGVGILVVIAAALLLVAFVKPYVGPEAGKALVAFALFITSVVFTVAAIANNNLQDLKTGQLVDATPWRQQVALVIGVVAGAAVIPPVLDLLNKAYGFVGVAGVGAHALPAPQAGLISALAQGVVTNNIDWSLIITGIWIGVAIIAIDEVLRRTTKRLSMPPLAVGLGIYLPTVSTLMVVVGSIVGWYFDRRADRSAKPESTKQLGVLLASGLIVGESIVGVLIAAIVAFADKLGFSNPAAPLALVGPGFADAAQWIGGIAFAAIVVVMYRWVAGMARNLPSKP; from the coding sequence GTGAGCGGCAACCATCCCAGCGCCCAGTCGCGCAAAGAGCTGACCCTTCGCGGTCTTATCCTCGGCGTCGTGATCACCGTGGTGTTCACCGCCGCCAATGTGTTCTTCGGCCTCAAGGCTGGCCTCACGTTTGCCACCTCGATTCCGGCGGCGGTGATCTCGATGGCGCTGTTGCGGGCCTTCAAGGACTCGACCATCCAGGAAAACAACATTGTGCAGACGATCGCCTCGGCGGCCGGCACCTTGTCTTCCATCATCTTCGTGCTGCCCGGCATGATCATGATCGGCTGGTGGACCGGGTTCCCGTTCTGGACTTCGTTCGCCGTGTGCGCGCTGGGCGGCATCCTGGGCGTGATGTACTCGATCCCGCTGCGCCGCGCCTTGGTGACCAATTCCGACCTGCCGTATCCGGAAGGCCTGGCCTGCGCCGAAGTGCTGAAGGTGGGCAGTGGCGGAGAGGATGGCGACGGCACTGTCGAGGAAGGCAAGGCCGGCCTGATGGCCGTGCTGTGGGGCTCGATCGTGTCGGCCGTGTTCGCCGTGGTGGTGGCCACCCAGGTGTTTGCCAGTGACGTGGTGCAGTACTTCCGCGTGGGCAGCAAGGGTTCGGTCAGCGGCTTCGATTTCAATCTTTCCTTCGCGCTGTTCGCCATTGGCCACCTGGTCGGCCTGTCGGTAGGTATCGCGATGCTAATCGGCGCGGTGATCGGCTGGGGCTGGGGCGTGCCGCATTTCTCGTTGCTGGCGCAGGCCTCCGGTGCCGTGGCCGACGTGGCCAATGCCACCTGGAGCCACAAGGTGCGTTTCGTGGGGGCGGGCGCGATCGGCGTCTCGGCGATCTGGACCCTTGCCAAGCTGGTCAAGCCGGTGATCAGCGGCCTGACTTCAGCCATGGCCGCCTCGCGCGTGCGCAAGGCTGGCAACGCCGATTCGCTGCCGCGCACGGAGCGCGACATCCCGATCGGTATCGTCGGCCTGATCACACTGGCGTGCTTCATTCCGATCGCATGGCTGCTCGGCTACTTCGGTTCGATCAGCGGTCTGGGCGACCACCTGATGGTGCTTGCCGTCGGCGGCGTGGCCTTCGTGGTGCTGATGGGCTTCTTCGTTTCCACCGTGTGCGGCTACATGGCCGGCCTGATCGGCTCGTCGAACAGCCCGCTGTCGGGCGTGGGCATCCTGGTGGTGATCGCCGCGGCCTTGCTGCTGGTGGCGTTCGTCAAGCCGTACGTGGGCCCGGAAGCGGGCAAGGCGCTGGTGGCGTTCGCGCTGTTCATCACCTCGGTAGTGTTCACGGTGGCGGCGATTGCCAACAACAACCTGCAGGACCTGAAGACCGGCCAGCTGGTGGACGCCACGCCGTGGCGCCAGCAGGTGGCGCTGGTGATCGGCGTGGTCGCAGGCGCAGCCGTGATTCCGCCGGTGCTGGATCTGCTCAACAAGGCCTACGGTTTCGTCGGTGTGGCCGGTGTTGGCGCGCATGCGCTGCCGGCGCCACAGGCGGGCCTGATCTCGGCGCTGGCGCAGGGCGTGGTCACCAACAACATCGACTGGAGCCTGATCATTACCGGCATCTGGATCGGTGTGGCCATCATCGCGATCGATGAGGTCCTGCGCCGTACCACCAAGCGGCTGAGCATGCCGCCCCTGGCGGTGGGCCTGGGTATCTATCTGCCCACGGTCAGCACGCTGATGGTGGTGGTGGGTTCCATCGTTGGTTGGTATTTCGACCGTCGTGCGGATCGCTCAGCCAAGCCGGAGAGCACCAAGCAGCTTGGCGTACTGCTGGCCTCGGGCCTGATCGTGGGCGAGAGCATCGTTGGTGTGCTGATCGCCGCCATTGTGGCGTTCGCCGACAAGCTGGGCTTCAGCAACCCGGCAGCACCGCTAGCGCTGGTGGGGCCGGGCTTCGCAGACGCCGCGCAGTGGATCGGCGGCATCGCCTTCGCGGCCATCGTGGTGGTGATGTACCGTTGGGTGGCCGGCATGGCCCGCAACCTGCCGTCCAAACCCTGA
- the mprF gene encoding bifunctional lysylphosphatidylglycerol flippase/synthetase MprF, with product MVEQTGVEAPISGDVLARPGLMARLRRLAGPLLSVAMLCLALWALRRLASEVSYREVARYVHGLENYRVALAVLLTAGSYGVMTLYDWFGLAYVGKRLPRAQVSLISFISYAFSNALGMALLISGSIRYRFYIQAGLTTAEVAKVVLYCTLSFWLGLCALTGVTLLFVPVPPSLPLASWRLPVAAVLTAIPLLWLVGNRLLGRPLRIWRWRVSLPSARVAARQILVGAVDWGLAAYVLYLLMPDQVDTGFGHFLAIFVLAQIAGLISHVPGGLGVFEAVMLAGFGAAGNQGLEAPILGALAAYRLIYYFLPLLAATLVVLVREARGLRTKALLAPWFTALLPPFFAGLTLVSGAVLLFSGATSGLPTRMAILRDVLPLAVLEVSHFLSSVVGMMLLILARGLQRRLDAAYVLTLVLLVLGAVLSLLKGIDYEEAILLSLLALALAPAHQLFYRRTSLFSASFSMGWIIAILAVLVCAGWLVAFSYKHVEYSNNLWWEFSFYHGGAPRALRALVGAAAAGLLFALANLIRPARPDLRLPNEAELERALPLIKEYSSAQAHLALMGDKTLLFDPEGKAFIMYDVEGRSWVAMGDPVGESEAARRELVWTFRDQCERAGGWPLFYQVRPEDLDLYLEVGMNLLKIGEEARVLLGSFNLDGKSKKVLRNTVNKLTREGMRLEIVPAEAVESLLPRLKKISDAWMRDKGVREKGFSLGTFDPHYLQRTPMALVWQGEELVAFSNLFLTDSKEEASLDLMRHLPEGTAGIMDFMFVELMTWARQEGYRWFNLGMAPLSGLQNRRSAPLWSRLGAMLFGRGERFYNFRGLHKYKDKFDPVWEPRYLAVPNGIALPLVFANVASLISGGLSGMVRR from the coding sequence GTGGTGGAGCAGACTGGGGTGGAGGCCCCGATTTCCGGAGATGTGCTGGCTCGTCCTGGCCTGATGGCCAGGCTGCGCCGGTTGGCCGGTCCCCTGCTTTCAGTGGCAATGCTGTGCCTGGCGCTGTGGGCGCTGCGGCGCCTGGCCAGCGAGGTGAGCTACCGCGAGGTGGCCCGCTACGTTCACGGCCTAGAGAACTATCGCGTTGCGCTGGCCGTACTGCTGACCGCCGGCAGTTATGGCGTAATGACCCTGTACGACTGGTTCGGTCTGGCCTATGTCGGCAAGCGCCTGCCGCGCGCCCAGGTCAGCTTGATTTCCTTTATCAGTTACGCCTTCAGCAATGCGCTGGGTATGGCTTTGCTGATTTCTGGTTCGATCCGCTACCGCTTCTATATCCAGGCCGGCCTGACCACCGCGGAGGTGGCCAAGGTCGTGTTGTATTGCACGCTCAGTTTCTGGCTCGGCCTGTGCGCGTTGACTGGCGTGACGCTGTTGTTCGTGCCCGTGCCCCCATCGTTGCCCTTGGCCAGTTGGCGCTTGCCGGTGGCCGCCGTGCTCACCGCCATTCCCTTGCTATGGCTGGTGGGCAATCGCCTGTTGGGACGTCCGCTGCGCATTTGGCGCTGGCGGGTGAGCCTGCCGTCGGCGCGCGTCGCCGCGCGCCAGATCCTGGTGGGTGCGGTGGACTGGGGGCTGGCCGCGTACGTGCTCTACCTGCTGATGCCGGACCAGGTGGATACCGGCTTCGGACATTTCCTGGCGATCTTCGTGCTGGCGCAGATCGCCGGTCTAATCAGCCATGTGCCAGGCGGGCTGGGCGTGTTCGAAGCGGTGATGCTGGCCGGCTTCGGTGCCGCGGGTAACCAGGGACTGGAGGCGCCGATCCTCGGTGCGCTGGCCGCCTACCGCCTGATCTACTATTTCCTGCCGTTGCTGGCCGCGACGCTGGTGGTGCTGGTGCGCGAAGCGCGCGGTCTGCGCACCAAGGCGCTGCTGGCGCCGTGGTTCACGGCGTTACTGCCACCTTTCTTCGCTGGCTTGACCTTGGTTTCAGGTGCGGTGCTGCTGTTCTCCGGCGCCACCTCGGGGCTGCCGACGCGCATGGCGATCCTGCGCGATGTATTGCCGCTGGCGGTGCTGGAAGTCTCCCACTTCCTGAGCAGCGTGGTCGGCATGATGCTGCTGATTCTCGCGCGCGGCCTGCAGCGCCGGCTGGATGCGGCCTATGTGCTGACGCTCGTGCTGCTGGTGCTGGGCGCGGTGCTGTCGCTGCTCAAGGGCATCGACTACGAAGAAGCCATCCTGCTGTCACTGCTGGCCCTGGCACTGGCGCCAGCGCATCAGCTGTTCTACCGGCGCACGTCGCTGTTCAGTGCCAGCTTCTCGATGGGCTGGATCATCGCGATTCTCGCCGTGCTGGTCTGTGCCGGCTGGCTGGTCGCCTTCAGCTACAAGCACGTGGAATACAGCAACAACCTGTGGTGGGAATTCAGCTTCTATCACGGCGGTGCGCCGCGCGCCTTGCGCGCACTGGTGGGTGCGGCGGCAGCGGGTCTGCTGTTTGCACTGGCCAACCTGATCCGCCCGGCACGACCGGACCTGCGCTTGCCGAACGAAGCGGAGCTGGAGCGCGCACTGCCGCTGATCAAGGAGTATTCGTCGGCGCAGGCACATCTGGCGCTGATGGGCGACAAGACGCTGCTATTCGATCCCGAGGGCAAGGCCTTCATCATGTACGACGTGGAAGGCCGCAGCTGGGTTGCCATGGGCGATCCGGTGGGTGAGTCGGAAGCAGCGCGTCGTGAGCTGGTGTGGACCTTTCGTGACCAGTGCGAGCGCGCAGGCGGATGGCCGCTGTTCTACCAGGTACGGCCGGAAGATCTGGATCTCTATCTCGAAGTGGGCATGAACTTGCTGAAGATCGGCGAGGAAGCCCGGGTCTTGCTTGGCAGCTTCAATCTCGACGGCAAGTCGAAGAAGGTACTGCGCAACACCGTCAACAAGCTCACCCGCGAAGGCATGCGGTTGGAGATCGTGCCGGCGGAAGCGGTGGAGTCGCTGCTGCCACGCCTGAAGAAAATCTCGGATGCCTGGATGCGCGACAAGGGCGTGCGCGAGAAAGGCTTCTCGCTGGGCACGTTCGATCCGCACTACCTGCAGCGCACGCCGATGGCCCTGGTATGGCAGGGCGAGGAGCTGGTGGCGTTTTCCAACCTGTTCCTCACCGATAGCAAGGAGGAGGCATCGCTGGACCTGATGCGTCACCTGCCTGAAGGCACCGCCGGCATCATGGATTTCATGTTCGTCGAACTGATGACCTGGGCCAGGCAGGAAGGCTACCGTTGGTTCAATCTCGGCATGGCGCCGCTTTCCGGCCTGCAGAACCGACGCAGCGCGCCGCTGTGGAGCCGTCTGGGCGCGATGCTGTTTGGACGCGGCGAGCGCTTCTACAACTTCCGCGGCCTGCACAAGTACAAGGACAAATTCGACCCGGTGTGGGAACCTCGCTACCTCGCCGTGCCTAACGGCATTGCGTTGCCGCTGGTGTTCGCCAACGTGGCGAGCCTCATTTCGGGTGGACTTTCGGGCATGGTGCGCCGTTGA
- a CDS encoding AcvB/VirJ family lysyl-phosphatidylglycerol hydrolase, which translates to MKRLWKYVALALVLAAAVGLWAWQPWHHASIDESIVMVPVAPGVTPPAGREDVVAIFYSGDGGWRDLDQSLGKIMASHGIPVVGISLLKYYWRERSAADSAADLDALITRMTAQGDKRRIWLIGFSFGADVLPSIVGNLSAEGRARIAQIVMLSPSRDVNFEIEMEGYMKEGWWKTHTQDFFQWINPVHHSDAKPPLLALNGHPPVVCYYGIKDKDDTICADPGLPSWIKVYEKTGDHHFDYNYEGLARQMIDDLPAAVPASAGAH; encoded by the coding sequence TTGAAACGACTTTGGAAGTACGTAGCGCTGGCTCTGGTATTGGCTGCGGCCGTTGGGCTGTGGGCCTGGCAACCGTGGCATCACGCCAGCATCGACGAATCGATCGTGATGGTGCCTGTCGCGCCAGGCGTCACGCCGCCGGCGGGACGCGAGGACGTGGTCGCGATCTTCTATTCGGGTGATGGCGGCTGGCGTGATCTTGATCAGTCGCTGGGCAAGATCATGGCGTCGCACGGCATCCCGGTGGTGGGCATCAGTCTGCTCAAGTACTACTGGCGTGAGCGCTCCGCCGCTGACTCCGCGGCCGACCTCGATGCGTTGATCACGCGCATGACGGCCCAGGGCGATAAGCGTCGTATCTGGCTGATCGGCTTCTCGTTCGGCGCCGACGTGCTGCCGTCGATCGTTGGCAATCTCAGCGCCGAAGGGCGTGCCCGGATCGCCCAGATCGTCATGCTTTCGCCCAGCAGGGACGTGAACTTCGAGATTGAAATGGAAGGCTATATGAAGGAGGGCTGGTGGAAGACCCATACCCAGGACTTCTTCCAGTGGATCAATCCCGTCCATCACTCGGATGCGAAGCCGCCGCTGCTGGCGTTGAATGGCCACCCGCCGGTGGTGTGCTACTACGGCATCAAGGACAAGGACGACACCATCTGCGCCGATCCTGGCCTGCCGTCCTGGATCAAGGTCTACGAGAAGACCGGCGACCACCACTTCGACTACAACTACGAAGGGCTGGCGCGGCAGATGATTGATGATCTGCCGGCCGCAGTGCCAGCCTCCGCTGGCGCGCACTGA
- the def gene encoding peptide deformylase, whose amino-acid sequence MIREILKMGDARLLRVAPPVPDAMIGSAGLDSLIADMFDTMHDAGGVGLAAPQIGVDLQLVIFGFDQSERYPDAPAVPRTILLNPMITPLSQDMEEGWEGCLSVPGLRGVVSRYSLIRYQGLDPKGERIDRNAEGFHARVVQHECDHLIGRLYPSRITDFSRFGYTEVLFPGMDPGADE is encoded by the coding sequence ATGATCCGAGAGATCCTGAAGATGGGCGATGCGCGGCTGTTGCGGGTGGCGCCACCGGTTCCTGATGCGATGATCGGCAGCGCAGGGCTGGATTCGCTGATCGCGGACATGTTCGACACCATGCATGATGCCGGTGGGGTCGGCCTTGCCGCGCCGCAGATCGGCGTGGACCTGCAACTGGTGATCTTCGGCTTCGACCAGTCCGAGCGTTATCCCGATGCGCCGGCGGTGCCGCGTACCATCCTGCTGAATCCCATGATCACGCCGCTTTCGCAGGACATGGAAGAGGGCTGGGAGGGTTGTCTCTCGGTGCCGGGGTTGCGTGGCGTAGTGAGCCGCTACTCGCTGATCCGCTATCAGGGGCTGGACCCGAAAGGGGAGCGCATCGACCGCAATGCCGAGGGGTTTCATGCGCGCGTCGTGCAGCACGAGTGCGATCATCTGATCGGCCGCTTGTATCCGTCGCGCATCACCGACTTCAGCCGGTTTGGGTATACCGAGGTGTTGTTTCCGGGGATGGACCCAGGCGCGGACGAGTAG
- a CDS encoding carbon starvation CstA family protein produces the protein MHTAVAKPSPAGKILWAVIAIVGAWCLGVVALRRGEPINAIWVVAAAISVFLIGYRFYGKFINDNVLRMDPSRATPAVLRNDGLDYVPTDKWVVFGHHFAAIAGAGPLVGPVLAAQMGYLPGTLWILFGVVFAGAVQDFMILGLSLRRDGRSLGNMLRDELGTVAGVVAMFGVLVLMMIVLAVLALVVVKALTHSPWGTFTVACTIPIALLMGIYLRWIRPGKILEVSIIGLVLLLTSIWFGAHVSASSTLAPMFNFDAKALAWLLIGYGFCASVLPVWLLLAPRDYLSTFLKIGTIMLLALAIFLAAPTLQMPAVTKFIDGTGPVFQGNLFPFLFITIACGAVSGWHSIIASGTTPKLLASEGEARMVGYGGMLMEAFVAIMALIAAASLHPGVYFAMNSPSALIGTTAQQAATTISEWGFVVTPDELLNTAKNIGETSILSRAGGAPTLAVGMAQLLHGIIPGAGMMAFWYHYAILFEALFILTTVDAGTRVGRFMIQEIAGLVYKPLQHTESWTGNLLATAICVGLWGYFLYQGAVDPLGGINTLWPLFGIANQMLAAVALMLATVVTVKLKRERYVLVPGIPAAWLVVCTLTAGWQKLSGPISFSAAAQKYAQAAADGKLLAPAKDAAEMQRIITNNYVDAALTGIFILLILAMLGFTINAILKAWRVNHPTAHEEPYIALGSMPTL, from the coding sequence ATGCATACCGCCGTTGCCAAACCGAGTCCCGCCGGCAAGATCCTCTGGGCCGTCATTGCCATCGTCGGCGCCTGGTGCCTGGGCGTCGTCGCCCTGCGCCGAGGTGAGCCGATCAATGCCATCTGGGTGGTGGCCGCCGCCATCTCCGTCTTCCTGATCGGCTATCGCTTCTACGGCAAGTTCATCAACGACAACGTCCTGCGCATGGATCCGAGCCGGGCCACACCCGCGGTCCTGCGCAACGACGGTCTCGACTACGTGCCGACCGACAAGTGGGTGGTGTTCGGTCACCACTTCGCCGCGATCGCGGGCGCCGGGCCGCTGGTCGGTCCGGTGCTGGCGGCGCAGATGGGTTACCTGCCCGGCACGCTATGGATCCTGTTCGGCGTGGTGTTCGCAGGTGCCGTACAGGACTTCATGATCCTCGGCCTTTCGCTGCGTCGCGATGGCCGTTCGCTGGGCAATATGCTGCGCGACGAGTTGGGGACCGTGGCCGGCGTGGTCGCCATGTTCGGTGTGCTGGTCCTGATGATGATCGTGCTGGCGGTGCTCGCCCTGGTGGTAGTCAAGGCGCTGACGCACAGCCCCTGGGGCACGTTCACCGTAGCCTGCACCATTCCCATCGCGCTGCTGATGGGCATCTACCTGCGCTGGATTCGTCCAGGCAAGATTCTCGAAGTGTCGATCATCGGCCTGGTGCTGCTGCTGACCTCGATCTGGTTCGGTGCGCACGTCAGCGCCTCGTCGACGCTCGCTCCGATGTTCAACTTCGACGCCAAGGCGCTCGCCTGGTTGCTGATCGGCTATGGCTTCTGCGCCTCGGTGCTGCCGGTATGGCTGCTGCTGGCGCCACGCGACTACCTGTCCACCTTCCTCAAAATTGGCACCATCATGTTGTTGGCGCTGGCGATTTTCCTGGCCGCGCCAACACTGCAGATGCCGGCCGTGACCAAGTTCATCGATGGCACCGGCCCGGTGTTCCAGGGCAACCTGTTCCCGTTCCTGTTCATCACCATCGCCTGCGGCGCGGTGTCCGGCTGGCATTCCATCATCGCTTCCGGCACTACGCCGAAACTGCTCGCCAGTGAGGGCGAGGCCCGCATGGTGGGTTACGGCGGCATGCTGATGGAGGCTTTCGTCGCCATCATGGCGCTGATCGCCGCTGCATCCCTGCATCCGGGCGTGTACTTTGCCATGAACTCGCCATCCGCCCTGATCGGCACCACGGCACAGCAGGCCGCCACCACGATCAGCGAATGGGGTTTCGTGGTGACACCGGACGAGCTGCTCAATACCGCCAAGAATATCGGCGAGACGAGCATACTCAGCCGCGCCGGCGGTGCGCCAACGCTCGCTGTCGGCATGGCCCAGCTACTGCACGGCATCATTCCTGGCGCAGGCATGATGGCGTTCTGGTACCACTACGCGATCCTGTTCGAAGCGTTGTTCATCCTTACCACGGTGGATGCGGGTACGCGCGTGGGGCGCTTCATGATCCAGGAGATCGCCGGCCTGGTGTACAAACCGCTGCAACACACCGAGTCGTGGACCGGCAACCTGCTCGCCACCGCCATCTGCGTGGGTCTGTGGGGCTACTTCCTGTACCAGGGCGCGGTCGATCCGCTGGGTGGCATCAACACCCTGTGGCCGCTGTTCGGCATCGCCAACCAGATGCTCGCTGCCGTGGCGCTGATGCTGGCGACCGTGGTCACGGTCAAGCTCAAACGCGAGCGCTACGTGCTGGTGCCGGGCATTCCCGCCGCCTGGCTGGTCGTGTGCACGCTCACCGCCGGCTGGCAGAAACTCAGCGGTCCCATCAGCTTCTCTGCCGCCGCGCAGAAGTACGCCCAGGCCGCCGCTGACGGCAAACTGCTGGCACCCGCCAAGGATGCCGCGGAGATGCAGCGCATCATCACCAACAACTATGTGGATGCCGCGCTGACTGGCATCTTCATCCTGCTGATCCTCGCCATGCTTGGCTTCACCATCAACGCCATACTCAAGGCCTGGCGCGTCAACCATCCGACCGCGCACGAAGAACCGTACATAGCCTTGGGGAGCATGCCCACGCTTTGA